The following nucleotide sequence is from Theobroma cacao cultivar B97-61/B2 unplaced genomic scaffold, Criollo_cocoa_genome_V2, whole genome shotgun sequence.
ttttattattttattattttctagccaCTTTTTGacttctttttctaccactcaatcctcttcacttatccatgtcttccatgaaatttctagacttttccaaagttttgctagagtaaatttttaaaaattacacttttgccctaataaagtgaaaaattacatttttaccccaaaaactgaaaaattgcccatagacatatttttcatcccttatactcataccattcttcaatttgtcaaatgtgatctaaattctctcaaaatctcaaattttatccgcgggtggaaaaattacaattttgcccttagatagtgaaaatttcggtttgactccgaattgatcctcgaactcctaattaccattttgagtcatccctgaactgtgaaactcttaatttcaccttaaaattctaatttgaactagttcgaggcttaatcgccttaatggtaccattaggggcaatatcgtcttttaacgatttctcgaacttcctaaatatacaaacattttatcgagcatgtgaatgacattataattattttacaaagtagGGTTTGACATTGAGCCACACTATTAccttaatttttcattaattaggcattaaaatgttaatcATTAATCTTAATCATAAGAAGCACTTACAAGAGTGACATTAAAATGTCCAAACCGTTTAAATAGTCTATCAACATAATGCTTTTATGTTAGTATTAGGCTACTACCACATCTTATGATTTAGGagctaaaaaaaattgcttcatTCACAATATGAATGCATGTATCTTATAAACTAATGATTACATATTCCCCaccaattaattttttctacGCACATCGACAAAGGAAAATTCATTACTAACTAGAACTTGATCAAATATCTTATGTCACTTTTTTGATGCTTGCTTTAAGCCATATAACTTAAACAATTTACaaactttgttttcttgtttaGGAGAACTCACCCCTCAAGTTACACaacataattttctttttctaagccgctatttagaaaaatagttttaacAACCTTTTGGTGAAGAACAAGTTTGTAAATGGAAGTTAGGGTAATTAAAACATGAATGGACAAAATAGTCAACATTTTAGTTGTGGAAACTTTTAGTAGCCAATCTAGTTTTGTATTTATAAATGGAATCATTGagattaaattttctttccatttacAACTAATTTGGTTTCGCACCTAATGGCAAGTCAACCAATTCCcaattttgattttgtaaaataaaatcaatctcATTTCCATGGCTTCTTTCCAAAAACCAGTATCAATTGATGGAATAGTATTAGATTAAGTCAAAGAATCATTATCGAcaagataaatataaaaataattttcaaaagaaatttcttaGTCTTTTGCTCattctcaaatcatcatttgAGATTTCAGAATTATTTTTACGAAAATGTGCATGAGAAGttgtatcaattttttatggaaatgttcaaaaaactcaatatttttgtctattcaattgtattgaaatcaATCATATATACCATTCTTTAACATATGACATCTATATGAAGCGTTATGATCAATAGACCTAGTAATTTTGGACATGACTCGTTAACAGGACATAAAATTGTTAGTATGACCCTTACAAGCCAATCTGTGGTTGTATGGGAATTACATTTTGAGATATCCATATATGACATTTTGTTCTTTataataacattgaggtagttctttatccataagtttgtaatttaattactatttataCTTATGTAGAAaaagcccatggaactatatatgccttgtaaaggaattgtattgggatacaattatgagatcctatTGCATCAAAGCATTGCTCCTAAAAGTTTCTAgtcattgtattattgagacgAGGCATCAATAATGCTTAAAGATTAGCACAtgctatgttccttacttgtgaaATAAGCAACCgctctcatagattgaagtatagagatacttggaactagcatgTAAGTGCTTGCCATTGATGAGCAAGTACACTGAACATGACTTGACATGAGAAGTATATTTGGCATTTCACTTTAGTGTCTATGGAATGCTTTTCATGTGTTAGTTGTGTGACTACGCCTTAGACTTGAGACGCTAGGTAGTCTTGtatgtggagtgctatgctttgatttatTCCTTGCAGGTGCCTAACCAATGATGCCAAAATAAAATGCATTTGGGAATAGTATGAAGTATATGAAGGCAAAtaagtggtcaagataggagtTATCAGCCCAAGTGATCAagggaaatatctcattagttcttggttgatattagcttaattaaatccttcgtcaaggtgattacgagattatgaaatgagttcataagtttttataaagctaatgTTCTAACTACAATAACAAATATAGAGGTTAATAAGAGTATACACTAAACCAAGCTTTTATCATCTCTAAGATAtttgatgagggaatgaattacattaTAAGAATATACTGAAAGGTTGTTaaagaatcctttgactctTTTAACAATTGGGTAACCaagatgcattgctagatgccaatcttagtctataaaattgaattggttaatttaaattgaataggattcatttaaattaattaattaaattataatttaatttcattttcaacatgttaggaacctaatgggtcacataCAAAAGGTTACAATATAGATTAAATggagagtgtgatgatttaattTAGAGTTAAATCATATATTAAGTTTCTACTACTAAGAacctaattaaaatagtttaattaggtactagttaaatattataaaagcTATAATATTGAAGGGCTTATTTTGCAATTTTAATAAGTCTAAAAACCTAGATTTAAAAGTCACATGATAACCACCCTTTTTGATAAGTGTGTTGGTTTTTAGAGAAAAACTAATAGCTTTCTTTGAATGCCGCATCCCTTGAAAGAAATTGAGAGTGACTTCTCTTGTGATTCTTGGttggaaatcaaagaaaaagagaggacaaatcgttgtccacttgctagcacaagcaCGTGGTTGAAAACTCTCTCCTTGGAAAAGGTTCCATTGCAATCGTGCATGCAACATTGGAGGCCAAGTGATTGATTGGCTAGGATTCTTTCAAGCCTAGAAGTGTGCACGATTTTTCAACACCAAAAAGGAGAcatttgattacgatatcaaTTGGCAAGATAATAtcattctttgatttttactTGGTGTTTTTACTTTGCATTAAAACACCAAGGCAATCCAAGGTAAGGGGCATGGTTTcgatttgtttaatttttgtttattatacTGCGTTGATACTTTAATCATGTTGTTCCTAACAAAAATTAAGCTGGATCTAATTTAGGagtatcatatatatttagtgtCTTAAACATGTTGATACGTTTAAGACATGACAATTTTGTATCTTAAATGAGTTAAATCCACTTAACTCAGGTATGAAATGTTCaacttgtttaattaaatgtgTTAGTGTGTTCATTCTCCAAAATGAgctatttaatttgtttataataCCCATTTAAACAAGTTAATTGTGTTAATCATATTTAAATGGATTTTTCATGTCATAATCCTGTCATATCATATAAAATCTAATTCGACTTGTTTAATAAACATTTTCAGTGTAATGAATGTATCCGTGTATATATCTAGAATcttgaatattttaatcaattgtgTTGTGACCGTATTTATTCATATAACTAATGATATCCTATTTAAATACAACACTATTATAACatggaaaaacaaattttcaaattaaatgatCAGCATTAACAATAGATATGCAATTATAAGGTAATTATAATaagttatgaaaaataaatgtaaCAGTCAAGGTATAAAAAACCAAATTTGGATAGGTTCTTGTAGTAAACTTATGTTTTCATGACCTTTGGCTCAATCTCATGTGCGTGAGCCCAAGATGTTTACTGTGATGCAGCGAGTTAATGTGAAAACCAAAGCTAGCACTCGACAGAGCCTTTAAAGTTGATAATCAAGTTTCAAATGCAGaaacttaaacttaaaatttgaaagagaaaacgtaatgttattcaataattccAAAAGGTTGTCTAATAATTAAGTCTAAGGgtgctatttataatagtCTAATCCTACTTGATCTAAACATAAAATGCAAGTAAAgcaaatttaaataaagaagtatTCTACCCTAGACTTCCTTGGAGTACAAGAAAAGCAAATTCTTAAACCCATGTTTACTTGTTGTCcaagtaaattaaaatgaaaagaaaattctatGATACCTATAATTCCTAATAAGACTCTTAACTAAATAAggaaaatactaaaattatagACATGTCCATTTATGACCTTTAGactttttgttttggcttTTGACACTCAACTTGCTCTAAAAAGTCATCTACATCAATCCCCCTTACTTGAGAAAAAATTGACCTGTTAACTTGTACATTAGGATACAAGGGTTCATTTGATGAATGAATGGGTAAATATCCGCCACATTAAATGTTTTGGAAATTCCCATTATGTTTGGCAGATCCACAACATATGCATTATCATTGATCTTCTTCAAAATCTAGTATGGTTCATACTTCTTAGGTTGTAACTTACTATAAGCCCCTACTAGAAACTTTTCTTTTCGTAGAAACCCCATCACCTGATCTCTTACTTTAAAAATCTACTTTCTGCAATGTTGGTCTACAACTCTTTTGTACTTGGCATTAGCTTGCTTTAATTTCTATTTCACCTTTGCTTGAACATCTTACAACTAATTAGTCATATTTTTTAGCAGCTACACTAAATCTGGGAACTTTAGGCAGCTAGATCAAGTCAAGAGCATGTTGTGACGACTTTGTGTacacaataaaaaatagagaTTTTCCTGTGGCACTATGAACAGCACCATTGTAAGCAAACTCTACTTGTGCCAATGGAAAGCCCCACTGCTTCAGTCTATCTCCATAAATACTAGGACTCAGATTGCTAAGGGTTCTGTTCACCTATTCAGTTTGGTCATCAGTTTGTGAATGAGTTGTGTTGTTGTAATTCAAGGATGAGTCAAACATCTTTCACAAAATCCTCCAAAAATGGCTAAGAAACTTGTTGTCTTGAACTGAAGTGATGGTTTTAGGCACACCATGCAGACGAGCAACCTCCTTAAAAGATAATTTGGTTGTTTCACTTACATCTGAAGTCTTCTCATAAGGGATAAAGTGCATCATTTTAGAAAATCTATcaacaacaataaaaatagaatCCATGCCCTTTTGCGTTCGAGGTAATCCACGCACGAATCTATAGATAAATCTTCTCAAATATTTTCTAGAATAGGTAAAGACATATAGAAACTAGTATTTTGGGATTGTCTTTTTGCGGTTTGGCATATGTAACATTCCTACATAAATCTTGTTACATCACTTATAAAATGTGGCCAATAATATATTTCTCCAACAGCAGCAATCATTTTGTCATGACCTAAATGACTAACAAGACCTCCACCATGCAAGTCTCTAATAAACTTTTCTCTCAATGAAGATCTAGGAATGCAAAGCTAATTGCCTCGTATTAGAAAACCATCATGAATGTAAAAATCCTTAACATAATGATTTGTGATACACTTCTCCCATGTATCATGAAAATCCTCATTTGTATGATATAATTCCTTAATTGTATCTAAACCCACAACTTCTTATCTCGTTATCACCAACAAATCTGCACTGCCTCAGCTTGAAAGGAAACTTTTGTAAATACTTAAACCACCTGGCATGCATGTCTTTACTAATCTGTTTTTGGCTATTCAAGTACTTTAATGCCTCATGATCTGAGTACAGAACAAATTCATGCCCGACCAAGTAATGCTCCTAATTCTTCAAAGCACgcataaaagaataaaattctttGTCATATGTGATCCACTTGCTCTTCTCATCATTGAGCTTTTCACTGAAGTAAGCTATTGGTTTCTTCTTTTGTGAAAGAACAGCTCCGATCCCCACGCCATTAACATTGCAATCAACTTCAAATAATGTATCAAAATCTAGCAATGCTAAAATAGGAACGGTACATAGCTTCTCCTTTAGCACAACAAAACTAGTTGCAATTTCTTTACTCCACTAGAACTTCCCTTTCTTCAGACACTATGTAATAGACATTGCAATATTactgaaattttttataaaacgctTGTAGAATGTCACCAATCCATGAAAACTTTTAActtttgctattttttttgGGGTAGGCCATTCTCTAATAACTTGAATCTTCTCTTCATCCACTTGAAGTCTATCTACACTAACTACAAAACCTAGGAATAACAACTAATTTGTCATACAGCTACACTTCTTCAAGTTCACATACAACTTATTTTCCTGTAAAGTTGTTAGTACATCGTACAAATGCAAAAGATGCTCATTTTATGATCAATTATAAATTAGGATATCATCAAAACAAACCACGATGACTTTTccaataaaaagttttaatacCTGATTTATCAATTACATAAAGGTACTAGGTGCATCAGTCTACCCAAATGGCATCATAAGTCACTCatacaactttttttttttgttttaaaagcTGTTTTCCATTCATCCTTAGGTCTAATTCAAATCTGGTGGTATCCATTAGGAAGATTAATCTTCTTGAACACCTTAGCCCCATGTAACCTATCAAGTGTGTCATCTAGCCTAGGAATTGGAAACTTGTATCCAACAATAATCTTGTTGATGGTTCAGCTATTTACACATATCATCCAATTCCCATCCTTCTTTGGGGTTAGTAAGGTGGTAACTACACATGGACTCATGCTCTCTTGGATATGTCCTTTGCCAATATTCCTTCACTTTCTTTTTGAGAATCTCGCTCTCTTTTAGGCTTATTTTGTAATGAGGCAAATTTGGTAAACAAGCACtaggaatcaaatcaataTGGCGCTAAATATCCCTCATGGGTGGTAAACCGTCAAGTAAATCTTCTAGCATCACCTCACTGAATTCTTTTTGTAACAATTTGACTTTTTCTCGATGCTCTACTATTTTTTGATCCTTTTCAATTGACAACGcctatttcataatcaaagcATGCACCTCTTTTGACTCCTTGAAAACAACCTTTAACTCATTCCTTAAATGAATAAGGGTAAAGAAAGTTCTCCCTTCCACTTTAAAAGCTTTGGTGTGACATTTCCTTTCATTGGCACTAAAGTAAGCTTtatgtcatttttctccaatctgTAGGTGTTTTCTCTCCTATCATGTAGTGTTACAACATCAAATTACCAAGGTTTACCAAATAACAAGGGACAAGCATCCATATCcacaatatcaaaatataCCTCGTTCTTGTATTTGCCAATGGAAAAGGTACTTTACACCATTCTGTTACATGAATCTTCTCTACTGCCTTAATCTAGCCAATAATGTATGGATTGGGGTGCTTCTCAACTTTAAGACCTAAACTTTCTATAGCATCCTTACCAATAATATTCTCATAACTACCATTATCGATAATCACATCAAATAAATAGTTAGTGATAGTGCATCTAGTTCGGAATAATTAATGCCGTTAAATAtgatctttttgttttaaagataaCGTCATTCTTCTCATCATATAATTTTGGCCATCGTCATCATCCTCATACTCGTCATCATTCATATATGGACCATAGCAAATTTAATCATCCTTGCCTTCTCGCTCCACCACATGGACTACTTTTCTAAGAAGACAATTATTGGATTTGTGACCAAGTTGATTGCATTTGAAGCATTTTCCTAGGGTTGGTTTAGCATAGGTATTTGTAGCTTTTTGCCCCTCCTTCGCATATGTCACCTTCTACTTTCTAACTGCCTTCTCCTCTTTGTACTGATCATTGCATGCAGAATTATCATGAACTAATTTATTCTTGCTATTGGATAGTATAATTATCCTTGCTGTAACTCTTACGAAAATAATCaggtttatttttttcctgcAATATCTGTTCAGCCTTTAAAGTAATATTTCatgtttcaaataaattttgtaatatttgtACCCTTTTCTTGTCTTTGATAATGGGCTTTAACCCCTCCAGATACTTGGCAACTTGTTGCCTTTCAATCTCCTTCAGGTTAATTTTTTCGACTAGCTTCATAAATTCTACAGTATACTCATGTATAGTTTACTAACCTTAATGGCATCTTTGGTACTTCTAGAACAAAATTTGCTAATAATCAGGAGGAAGGAAATCCTTCTGTAATAGTTGCTTCATCTTATACCAGTTTTTAACTGGTGTTTTCCTTACATGATTCCTTCTGGACTGCAACCTTTCCTACCATTTAGAAGCTTTGCCTTTCAATCTGCATGTGATAACCCTTTTTCCTTCTAGAATCTCCATATATTCGAAAAACCTGTCTATTTTTGCAATCTAATTAAGAAATTCTTCAATATTTAGACTCTTATTAAAGTAAGGAATATCCACCTTTAATCTGAAATCTCGATTATCTCGATCACCATAATCATTCCTTCCATATCTAGCGTATCTCACAGATTCTACCAAAcaatcattttctttgtctaaATCTTCCATGTTGACCTATTGTTTATGCCCATTTTCAGGAACAAGTCTATCGATAGGTTGTCCGTGAGCTACATCATCTCTAGTACGTGGCCTTTCGTTGTTCCGATTTCTGTTAACATCTACGCCTAGAGCATCAAATCAATCTGTAATTTCTTCAAAGCGTTGCTTTGAATGCTAGAATCTAAGATCTATTTGTTGCTCCAAAGCTCTCAATGCCACCTCTTGATCTTGCACTACAAATCACAAGGTCTCAGTTCCATGACCTTCGCCATGGGAATCGCTACTTACCATAACTAGGTCACTTGTCGTTAGATTGGGCGagtttttcttgctttgataccaactgACGCAGTAAGTTAGTGTGAAAACAAAGGTTAGCACTCAGTAGAGCCTTTACGGTTGATAATCAAGTTTCAAACGTAGAAacttaaactcaaaatttaaaagaaagaacataatgttattcaataattctAAAAGATTGTTTGATAACTAAGTCTAAAGTTGCTATTTATAGTAGCCTAATCCTACTTGACATAAACTTAGAGTTCAAGCAAAGTAAacttaaataagaaaatattctaCCCTAAACTTCCTTGGAGtgtaaaaaaagtaaatttctAAACCTATGCTTACATGTTGTccaagtaaattaaaataaaaagaaagttttattatACTTATAATTCTAAATAAGACTCCTaagtaaataagaaaaatattaaaattacgAACATATCCATTTATAACTTTTGAactttcattttgatttttgacaCTCAACTTACTCTAACAAGTCATTTACGTTGTACTTACTTCCAACAAAATCACAACAAATTTCCTCGTGTAAAGCCTAGAAGGCTTTGGACGTACCGGGATAACGTGGGATATAAATCTTTTTGGAATTTCTCAAGTGTACAACAAATTCAAACCTCAATCTTACTGTACTTTTTCCTTGTATTTTTTCCCCTAGCTAATTATTCACATAAATAAAATGTGAAGAAGAGTCAGACTTGATAGCCAAGCAACGGTTATATGTCATGTTCTTGATGGTCAAGGTGAAAATTGAGAATCACCCACCACCCATAACACATGTTCACCATCCTTAAGACAGCCTTGTTAGCCACTCAGAACGCACCGCTGCTGACGACAAAGCTAGCAACTCTTTTATGGGACTTAACGTAGCCGACCCCTTAAGCCTTTAGCTAAAGCTACCAATTAACCTACAAAAACAAGAACTATTGACCCAAAAGGCTCTTATATTACTAGGTTCCCTAATTCTTTTGATAATACAGCCATATTTCTTTCTAGATGCTTAATTACCActgtttctctctttctctctctctctttcttttcaattgTTTTGTTATGTGATCTAGAAGCTATATATGGACAAtcattaaaacaagaaaaaacgGTAATTAtcacttttctctttcttttatacAATTCTGTTTTTTGGTATATACTCTATATTCTCCCTGTTAGACCAGTTCTTTTTCTAGAAAGCTTTGCCTAAATCTACTTCTCCTCTTCTTGTATAAATCTTCCAATTTCCTCTCTCATTCTCCGTCAAACACACGAAAGAGCATGGGAGAAAACATGGCTAGTATTCAATATCTTCAAGACGACCCAGCTGAAGAGGCAGAAGAAGCACTTTCTCTCTGTGACCTTGCCTTAGATTTAGATGCCAATGGCAACTCTGATAATGACTTGGGAAAATTGCCTGCCCAATCTCGAAGATCATCGTCCGAGGCTGCCCCTGAATTTTTTGAGTTTCTCAGCGACGTTAGCTCTGATATGTGCCCAGCTGACGACATAATTTTCTGCGGCAAACTCATTCCTCTGAAGCAACAACCCGTTTCCTTTCAAAGGCAAAAAGGTTACCCTTCtgatgaaaagagaaaaaaccaTGTTTTACGCAAACGATCCGAGTCACTCTCCGAGTTACGCAGCAGCTCCATGACTCGTTCCAGCAGCACCAAGAACACTACACTTCTCAGgaacagccgttccttggatTATCAAAAGCTTCACCGTTATGAGATGGAGAGGAACCCTTCGACAAGAAGCGCTGGAAAAACCCATGTTTTACCCAAAAAAGCTGTAAAGCCAAGGTGGTACGTTTTCATGTTTGGAATGGTTAAGTTTCCACCGGAAATGGAGCTTCAAGATATCAAAAGCCGGCAGTTTGGACGGAGTCCTTCGGTTATGTTTCCGCCGATGGAAGATGGGGGCAAGAAGTTCGCCGGTAACCGGTGCTCCGGCAAGGGTTCGTCTTGGAGTTTGTTAAAAGCGCTGAGTTGCAGGGATCACACTAGCGTTGCTGTAACGGCGTCGTTCTGGATGCCTCAAGCCTAGGAGTAGCACCTATGGTTTTACTTTTGGATCACCTCTCTGATATTTTTCTAGTGGATTTTCGCATAAGAGcgtattttggtaatttcagTATGCTTGAAGGGTAAAAAAATTACACTAATGACGACTATACGTAGACGGGAGGATAATGTACGGTAGCGGTCCATTGGTGATAATGTCCTCTCACTCTCCacttattgattttatttatttttcgtttattgttaatttttttatttttagtatgTTGGGTAGCTATAGAAATTAATGATAATCACGAGAGTCCGTACAATGACATTATTGATCATATCAccaatatttattaaattcattttgtAATACTTAGGTCAGAAAATACACGTCACTTTTGgacttttgcttttattttcatttggaaTTTGGtagttaataatttataatttgcaACAGAAACAAAGATTTGTGACTTTGCTTTCTCAACCTCTCTCATTATAATGtgacaaaaatttaatttgatttaagtgaCTCTTCGATgtgaattttgaaataagaaagaCATTTGTACATAAGCCGTGAtgctttattttgtttctttttgtttttcgaTCGAGAAAAGGGGATTGAATTAGATCTTGAATAGGAGTAGGTATATCAAatacttgttttcttttttatcgtTTGAGGGAAAAGAAAACTTCCCTATCTTATGATTCTATTTGTTTCCATGACAACCACATGTTGGATTTTGATGTTGATTGAAATATAGTGGTAATTTTGAATATGTGATGTTTGATAAgagatgattttttttgaagaaatttaCGATAAATTGTATCTAGTGATTGGTAAGAGTTTGATAATCTTACGTTACGGTGATTTAAGTTTTTTCCACTGAGGTGAAGTGATGTATATATTAAATGTAATTAACAAtattacctttttaaattgtGAATAAAATACTTGCTTTCtcacaaaattataattacttttatagagtaaatatttattttttaaatactaTTATTTTTCCAAACTCAACAATACATCACATACTttctctgattttttttatattatatataatttttgctCTCAACAAAttcattatcatttttatatatgtaattttacTTTCTCATTCATCTAAAGATTTTTACGTGATTAATATCATAGAAGTTAATTTTACCTATTGATAAACATAATTTTCATATTCGTTGACTAAATCATTTAGTTTTAACTTCTATccaagaaataaaatattaatattctaCAAATTGTTATCTTCATATATAtcctataaaaaaatttattatttttagatattatgattgttttggtattttaaacaaatttatatGTGATTTTTCACATGATTTTCCTAGCAATAAAATCATGATGACGATTAAATTAGTATGGtgattttgaaattgataTCAAATGCTACCATAAGAGTGGATGAATCCTATGACAAAAGAATTAATTGAAGAAGTAGATAATaaattgtattatttttaAGCTTGAATTGCCGATCCACCGTCCAAGAAATTGAAACTAGGAATATTTACATTTTCATTGTCTCTCATATTTCTAGTATATGTAAGGG
It contains:
- the LOC18589263 gene encoding uncharacterized protein LOC18589263, yielding MGENMASIQYLQDDPAEEAEEALSLCDLALDLDANGNSDNDLGKLPAQSRRSSSEAAPEFFEFLSDVSSDMCPADDIIFCGKLIPLKQQPVSFQRQKGYPSDEKRKNHVLRKRSESLSELRSSSMTRSSSTKNTTLLRNSRSLDYQKLHRYEMERNPSTRSAGKTHVLPKKAVKPRWYVFMFGMVKFPPEMELQDIKSRQFGRSPSVMFPPMEDGGKKFAGNRCSGKGSSWSLLKALSCRDHTSVAVTASFWMPQA